A single region of the Opitutus sp. genome encodes:
- a CDS encoding class I mannose-6-phosphate isomerase encodes MSSFLRLQPLYQDRVWGGRALASALNRTLPPERPIGESWEIVDRPEAQSVISGGEFDGQSLRTVIAGQSAAIMGPNWPADRPFPILVKWLDCKERLSLQVHPPAAVAPELKGEPKTENWYIAACAPGSHLIVGLKKGVTRLQFEKSLADLTLDACVHRFPVAAGDSILVHSGQIHAIDGGNLILEIQQNSDTTYRVYDWGRVGLDGKPRAMHVEQSLKSIKWDDFEPVPVRAERKAATIAAAREFNIQRLPLAAGESVVFAAGEQPRILSVVEGRLVAPTGEVLVRGDNVILPYAVKNEFIAENDALVLVTGNFC; translated from the coding sequence ATGTCCTCTTTTCTCCGTTTGCAGCCGTTGTACCAGGATCGCGTCTGGGGTGGTCGTGCGCTCGCCAGCGCGCTCAATCGCACCCTGCCGCCCGAGCGCCCCATCGGCGAAAGCTGGGAAATCGTCGACCGCCCCGAGGCGCAGTCGGTGATCAGCGGCGGTGAGTTCGACGGCCAGTCCCTGCGCACGGTCATCGCCGGTCAGTCTGCGGCGATCATGGGCCCGAACTGGCCCGCTGACCGGCCTTTCCCGATCCTCGTAAAGTGGCTCGATTGCAAGGAGCGCCTGAGCCTGCAGGTTCACCCGCCCGCCGCGGTCGCCCCCGAGCTCAAGGGCGAGCCCAAGACCGAGAATTGGTACATCGCCGCCTGCGCCCCCGGTTCTCACCTGATCGTCGGTTTGAAAAAAGGCGTGACCCGCCTGCAGTTTGAAAAATCCCTCGCCGACCTCACCTTGGACGCCTGCGTACACCGTTTCCCGGTTGCGGCGGGCGACTCGATTCTCGTGCACAGCGGCCAGATCCACGCGATCGACGGCGGCAATCTCATCCTCGAAATCCAGCAAAACTCCGACACGACCTACCGCGTGTACGACTGGGGCCGGGTGGGTTTGGATGGCAAACCGCGCGCGATGCACGTCGAGCAGTCGCTCAAATCGATCAAGTGGGACGACTTTGAGCCGGTTCCCGTGCGCGCTGAACGCAAGGCGGCAACGATCGCCGCTGCGCGTGAGTTTAATATTCAACGCCTGCCGCTGGCTGCGGGTGAGTCGGTGGTTTTCGCCGCCGGTGAACAGCCGCGCATCCTCAGCGTGGTCGAGGGGCGACTGGTCGCGCCGACGGGTGAAGTGCTGGTGCGCGGCGACAACGTCATCCTCCCCTACGCTGTAAAAAATGAGTTTATCGCTGAAAATGACGCGCTCGTGCTGGTAACGGGAAACTTTTGCTGA
- a CDS encoding DNA translocase FtsK 4TM domain-containing protein — translation MSKPVSSTSKATPSFDPPRNRPRWVAASSCFLVGLLLLVAFMDFAPEQSRQTGTNFRLASPNLVGSLGAEFTWWALHTIGLSIWLVPPFLFWMTYLAVRSAKQFAAPRVMAMLTCIVTGSALVAMIESFNKNQYFTEGLGGLLGNWVYQGLFKDTLGVFGTVVLLGTTYGLALVFIIATDIGQEFDKLLHAFQSWREARAAEKRETAEMFAQVKAAEAKRKAEAKAALAPVVAAPAAADKKLSLTRTGNTAPPFAISPTEPASADPTQPAPDAAASLPKINRGPAKTEPNLEKLPAGLAPIAIVKAEETKKAKSPAVPLVEENYQFPPLALLKEQASASSEGSDDEYARNMADLVRILGEFNVTVTPGEIHVGPVITCYELVPAPGVRVEKIASLDKNIALGMRAQSVRILAPIPGKAAVGVEIPNRIPTPVGMREILESEDWSAAKAEIPIALGKDVSGKPLISDLAKMPHLLIAGATGSGKSVCINSIIASIVYRKSPKDLRLIMVDPKVVELKVFNTLPHMLIPVVTEAKKVPAALKWLLGEMEQRYQQFAKVGVRNIAGFNSRKKTTPTGLNPNDLQPSLEGIDPLADDDGLEIPDRLPYIVAIIDELADLMMVAPAEIETSIARLAQLARAAGIHLIIATQRPSVNVITGVIKANLPSRIAFQVASQVDSRTILDGKGADTLIGRGDMLFSPPGSSRLVRAQGAFVSDEEVQEVVEFLKKNGPPQYAQSVQQQIDRDASADDEEDGDADEDLGDDQELYDQALEVIKSTKRASTSMIQRRLRIGYNRAARIMDLMEQKGIVGPENGSSPREIIVDLDSL, via the coding sequence ATGTCCAAGCCTGTCAGTTCAACCTCAAAAGCCACGCCGTCGTTTGACCCCCCGCGCAACCGGCCCCGCTGGGTCGCGGCCAGCAGCTGCTTCCTTGTCGGGCTTTTGCTGTTGGTGGCCTTCATGGATTTCGCCCCTGAACAAAGCCGCCAAACCGGCACCAATTTCCGCCTGGCCTCCCCCAACTTGGTCGGCAGTTTGGGCGCCGAGTTCACTTGGTGGGCGCTGCACACCATCGGCCTGAGCATCTGGCTGGTCCCCCCGTTTTTGTTTTGGATGACCTATCTGGCCGTGCGCAGCGCCAAGCAGTTCGCCGCACCCCGCGTCATGGCCATGCTGACGTGCATCGTGACCGGCTCGGCCCTGGTGGCCATGATCGAAAGTTTTAACAAAAACCAGTATTTCACCGAAGGGCTCGGCGGGCTTTTGGGCAACTGGGTTTATCAGGGGCTTTTCAAGGACACCCTCGGGGTTTTCGGCACCGTGGTGCTGCTGGGCACCACCTACGGCCTCGCCCTCGTCTTCATCATCGCCACCGACATCGGCCAAGAATTCGACAAGCTCCTGCACGCCTTCCAATCCTGGCGCGAGGCCCGCGCCGCCGAAAAGCGGGAGACCGCCGAGATGTTCGCCCAGGTCAAAGCCGCCGAGGCAAAACGCAAGGCCGAGGCCAAGGCCGCCCTCGCACCCGTGGTCGCCGCGCCCGCCGCCGCCGACAAAAAACTCAGCCTCACCCGCACCGGCAACACCGCGCCCCCATTCGCCATCAGCCCCACCGAGCCCGCTTCGGCAGATCCCACGCAGCCCGCGCCCGATGCGGCCGCGAGCCTGCCCAAGATCAATCGCGGCCCGGCCAAGACCGAGCCGAACTTGGAAAAACTGCCCGCCGGCCTGGCGCCCATCGCCATCGTCAAAGCCGAGGAAACCAAAAAGGCCAAGTCGCCCGCCGTTCCCTTGGTCGAGGAGAACTACCAGTTCCCCCCGCTCGCCTTGCTCAAGGAACAGGCCTCCGCCTCCTCCGAGGGCTCAGACGACGAATACGCCCGCAACATGGCCGACCTCGTGCGCATCCTCGGCGAGTTCAACGTCACCGTTACTCCCGGCGAGATCCACGTCGGCCCGGTCATCACCTGCTACGAACTCGTCCCCGCCCCCGGCGTGCGCGTCGAAAAAATCGCCAGTCTCGACAAAAATATCGCCCTCGGCATGCGCGCCCAATCGGTACGCATCCTCGCACCTATTCCGGGCAAAGCCGCCGTCGGCGTCGAAATCCCCAACCGCATCCCCACCCCCGTCGGCATGCGCGAGATCCTCGAATCCGAGGACTGGTCTGCCGCCAAAGCCGAGATCCCCATCGCCCTCGGCAAAGACGTATCCGGCAAGCCTCTCATTTCCGACCTGGCCAAGATGCCGCACTTGCTCATCGCCGGCGCCACCGGCTCGGGTAAATCGGTGTGCATTAACTCGATCATCGCCTCGATCGTCTACCGCAAGAGTCCGAAAGACCTGCGCCTGATCATGGTGGATCCGAAGGTGGTTGAACTCAAAGTGTTCAACACCCTCCCGCACATGCTCATCCCGGTGGTCACCGAGGCCAAAAAGGTCCCCGCCGCCCTCAAGTGGCTGCTCGGCGAAATGGAGCAACGCTACCAGCAGTTCGCCAAGGTCGGAGTGCGCAACATCGCCGGCTTCAACAGCCGCAAAAAAACCACCCCCACCGGCCTCAATCCCAACGACCTCCAGCCCTCGCTTGAAGGCATCGACCCGCTCGCCGATGACGACGGCCTAGAAATCCCCGATCGCCTGCCCTACATCGTCGCCATCATCGACGAGCTCGCCGACCTCATGATGGTCGCCCCCGCCGAGATCGAGACCTCCATCGCTCGCCTCGCCCAGCTCGCCCGCGCCGCTGGCATCCACCTGATCATCGCCACCCAACGCCCCTCGGTGAACGTCATCACCGGCGTGATCAAAGCCAACTTGCCCTCGCGCATCGCCTTTCAAGTCGCCTCACAAGTCGACTCCCGCACCATCCTCGATGGCAAGGGCGCCGACACCCTCATCGGGCGCGGCGACATGTTATTCTCGCCCCCCGGCAGCTCGCGTTTGGTGCGCGCGCAGGGTGCCTTTGTTTCGGACGAAGAGGTCCAGGAAGTCGTCGAGTTTTTGAAGAAAAACGGCCCACCCCAGTACGCCCAGTCCGTCCAGCAGCAAATCGACCGCGACGCCTCGGCCGACGACGAGGAGGACGGCGATGCCGACGAGGATCTCGGCGACGACCAGGAGCTCTACGATCAGGCGCTGGAGGTCATCAAGTCCACCAAGCGCGCCTCCACCTCGATGATCCAGCGGCGTCTGCGCATCGGCTATAACCGGGCCGCGCGCATCATGGACCTGATGGAGCAAAAGGGCATTGTTGGCCCCGAAAACGGCTCCAGTCCGCGCGAAATTATCGTGGACCTCGATTCCCTTTAA
- a CDS encoding DUF4115 domain-containing protein, with translation MQTIGERLEEARKRKGISIREAAEATKIRGDYLHKYESNQFDIKLPEIYVRGFLRTYANYLKLPGDKIVNDYTALGLSDAAKNSRGLNREVYGRMDISVATAKAGNVVEQPSPAAAPHHAGADNGHGDKNPATFRPHGGGVSLDTNLLIKGAALIGGLVVLTLVVVWGVNALSTAKTPAETITWIKPQEGDRTLGLVAVAAVDLVTATDSTGTTLFKGPLKAGETRALVRNNAITIQTENPQSVMIELSGQKWPLKDKRSAIKAP, from the coding sequence ATGCAGACCATCGGCGAACGCCTCGAAGAAGCCCGTAAACGCAAAGGCATCTCCATTCGTGAGGCCGCCGAAGCGACCAAGATTCGCGGCGACTACCTGCACAAATACGAGAGCAACCAGTTTGATATCAAGCTGCCCGAGATTTACGTGCGCGGCTTCCTGCGCACCTACGCCAACTACCTCAAACTCCCCGGCGACAAGATCGTTAACGACTACACCGCGCTCGGCCTGAGCGACGCCGCCAAAAACAGCCGCGGGCTCAACCGCGAGGTTTACGGCCGCATGGACATCAGCGTGGCCACCGCTAAAGCGGGCAACGTCGTCGAGCAACCCTCGCCCGCCGCCGCCCCCCACCATGCCGGTGCCGACAACGGCCATGGCGACAAAAACCCAGCCACCTTCCGCCCCCACGGCGGCGGCGTCAGCCTCGACACCAACCTGCTGATCAAGGGCGCCGCGCTGATAGGCGGCCTGGTGGTGCTGACCCTCGTCGTAGTATGGGGCGTCAACGCCCTGAGCACCGCCAAAACGCCTGCCGAGACCATCACGTGGATCAAACCGCAGGAAGGCGACCGCACCCTCGGTCTCGTCGCGGTGGCCGCCGTGGACTTGGTGACCGCCACGGATTCCACCGGCACCACCTTATTTAAGGGTCCGCTCAAGGCCGGCGAAACGCGCGCCCTGGTGCGCAACAACGCGATCACCATTCAAACCGAGAATCCGCAGTCGGTGATGATCGAGCTCAGTGGCCAGAAATGGCCGCTCAAGGACAAACGCTCCGCCATCAAGGCCCCATAA
- a CDS encoding transposase, with product MQLCYSWKLHEAPLARQLLGWVNKGEVILADRAFSSWGLIALFERKGVDVVMRLHQARKSDSGLVTWRKPEWNKRMDKNEWDELPQILQLRVVRFQVVIPGFRTQHIGLVTTLLDEVAYPDSVLADLFRRRWQVELFFRDIKTTLAWMCYAPKPRR from the coding sequence ATGCAGCTCTGTTACTCATGGAAACTGCACGAAGCGCCGCTGGCCCGCCAGCTCCTCGGTTGGGTGAACAAAGGCGAGGTGATCTTGGCCGACCGAGCCTTTTCTTCCTGGGGACTCATCGCCTTGTTTGAGCGCAAGGGAGTCGATGTGGTGATGCGCCTGCATCAAGCCCGCAAGTCGGATTCAGGACTGGTTACTTGGCGCAAACCTGAGTGGAACAAGCGCATGGATAAAAATGAGTGGGACGAACTGCCGCAGATCCTCCAGCTGCGGGTGGTTCGTTTTCAGGTCGTGATCCCAGGCTTCCGCACCCAACACATTGGCTTGGTCACCACGCTGCTCGACGAAGTTGCCTATCCGGATTCGGTTCTGGCCGATCTGTTTCGTCGCCGCTGGCAGGTGGAACTTTTTTTTCGCGACATCAAAACCACCCTGGCCTGGATGTGTTACGCACCAAAACCCCGGAGATGA
- a CDS encoding ATP-binding protein, which yields MKTEPEKTDLLKDQLKYLKLGYLLRHHGELTAEAAKARCSHAEFLRRLVQAETQDRQIRALERRIQAARFPVKKTVDQFQWDWPKELNEAQVRHLFELGFVKERTNAVFCGGVGLGKTHLASALGYAACQAGYTVLFTTAVDAINALVTAQSLHRLQAELKRYMTPAVLVLDEVGYLPLDKSGADLLFQIVSQRYERGSLIVTTNKAYKHWAGIFNNDAGITAAILDRLLHRAQTVVIEGKSYRMKDRLADEPAS from the coding sequence ATGAAAACAGAACCCGAAAAAACCGATTTATTAAAAGATCAACTCAAGTACCTGAAACTCGGTTACCTGCTGCGCCACCACGGCGAACTCACGGCCGAGGCGGCCAAGGCGCGCTGTTCGCACGCCGAATTTTTACGCCGACTGGTGCAGGCCGAGACCCAGGACCGCCAGATCCGGGCGCTGGAGCGGCGCATCCAGGCAGCGCGCTTCCCGGTCAAGAAAACCGTCGACCAGTTCCAGTGGGACTGGCCCAAGGAGTTGAACGAAGCGCAGGTGCGGCACCTCTTCGAACTGGGCTTTGTCAAGGAGCGCACCAACGCGGTGTTTTGCGGTGGTGTGGGGCTTGGGAAGACACATCTCGCGAGCGCGTTGGGCTACGCGGCGTGCCAGGCGGGCTACACGGTGCTGTTTACGACGGCGGTGGACGCGATCAACGCCCTGGTCACCGCCCAGTCCCTGCACCGGTTGCAAGCCGAGTTGAAGCGTTACATGACCCCTGCGGTGCTCGTGCTCGATGAGGTCGGCTACCTGCCGCTCGACAAGTCGGGGGCCGACCTGCTCTTCCAGATCGTCAGCCAACGCTACGAACGCGGCTCGCTGATCGTCACCACCAACAAGGCCTACAAACACTGGGCAGGGATCTTTAACAACGACGCTGGCATCACCGCGGCGATCCTGGACCGCCTACTGCACCGGGCCCAGACCGTCGTCATCGAGGGCAAATCCTACCGCATGAAAGACCGCCTGGCCGACGAACCTGCAAGCTGA
- a CDS encoding IS21 family transposase produces the protein MIDYELYCRIKQAEAAGHSAPQIARSLQLHVQTVRRWQAQEKYVRSQAAQVPRPSKLDVHKPAIARWLEAHPFTAMQLWQKVRERGYTGGYSILKDYVRRVRPRNLEAFLTLKFAPGQTAQVDWGSFGAVEVDGTRRALSFFVMVLGYSRFLHVEFTLGQGQEWWLGCHRRAFEKLGGVPREVMVDNCKTAVLSHVPGTDPVYNAQYLDFARHYGFTIKACGPGHPQSKGMVENAVGYVKKSFLGGRQMNGFTELGPAASLWLETVANVRVHAETQGRPVDRLPEERAALLPLNPVASPAVRTLSVRASRRCRVSIETNRYSVPTKFAGALLTAQIEGAQVRFYADRTLVAEHARSFARRADVENPEHVRELEERKRQGARQRLRLRFLELSPAAPAYQRGLEERRLNAGHHLATIVGLVALYGTEAVGRAIESAHELGAYSSDYILNLLEQRARALPQAGPIHLTRADALAALELELRPPDLSPYTQ, from the coding sequence GTGATCGATTACGAACTGTATTGCCGGATAAAACAGGCGGAGGCGGCCGGTCACAGTGCGCCGCAAATCGCCCGCTCGCTCCAGTTGCACGTGCAGACGGTGAGGCGCTGGCAGGCGCAGGAAAAGTACGTGCGCAGCCAGGCCGCGCAGGTGCCTAGGCCAAGCAAGCTCGACGTGCACAAGCCGGCGATCGCGCGCTGGCTGGAGGCCCATCCGTTCACCGCCATGCAGCTCTGGCAAAAGGTGCGCGAGCGGGGGTACACGGGCGGGTATTCAATTTTGAAAGACTACGTGCGGCGGGTGCGGCCGAGGAACCTGGAGGCGTTTCTTACCCTCAAGTTTGCCCCCGGCCAGACCGCGCAGGTGGACTGGGGCAGTTTTGGCGCGGTGGAGGTGGACGGCACCCGGCGGGCTTTAAGTTTTTTCGTCATGGTTTTGGGGTACAGCCGGTTCCTGCATGTGGAATTTACCCTCGGGCAGGGCCAGGAGTGGTGGCTGGGCTGTCACCGGCGCGCCTTTGAAAAACTCGGCGGGGTGCCGCGCGAGGTGATGGTGGACAACTGCAAGACGGCCGTCCTCTCGCATGTGCCCGGGACCGACCCGGTGTACAACGCCCAGTACCTGGACTTTGCCCGGCACTACGGGTTTACGATAAAAGCGTGCGGGCCGGGGCATCCGCAGTCCAAGGGCATGGTGGAAAACGCGGTGGGTTACGTGAAAAAAAGCTTCCTTGGCGGGCGGCAGATGAACGGGTTTACCGAGCTGGGGCCGGCCGCCAGCTTGTGGCTGGAAACGGTGGCCAACGTGCGCGTTCACGCTGAAACCCAGGGCCGGCCGGTGGACCGGCTGCCCGAGGAGCGCGCTGCGCTCCTGCCGCTTAACCCGGTGGCCAGTCCGGCGGTGCGCACCTTAAGCGTGCGGGCGTCGCGGCGGTGCCGGGTGAGTATCGAAACGAACCGCTACTCGGTGCCCACGAAGTTTGCCGGGGCGCTACTCACCGCGCAGATCGAGGGGGCGCAGGTGAGGTTTTATGCGGACCGCACCCTGGTGGCCGAGCATGCCCGCAGTTTTGCCCGCCGCGCCGATGTGGAAAACCCCGAGCATGTGCGCGAACTCGAGGAGCGCAAACGGCAGGGGGCGCGGCAGCGCCTGCGGCTACGGTTTTTGGAACTGAGCCCGGCGGCACCCGCCTACCAACGGGGGCTGGAGGAGCGCCGGCTCAACGCGGGACACCACCTGGCGACTATCGTGGGTTTGGTGGCCCTGTATGGAACGGAGGCAGTCGGCCGGGCGATCGAAAGCGCCCATGAACTCGGCGCCTACTCCAGCGATTACATCCTCAACTTGCTCGAACAACGCGCGCGGGCCTTGCCGCAAGCCGGGCCGATCCACCTCACCCGCGCCGACGCGTTGGCCGCACTGGAACTCGAACTGCGTCCCCCGGATTTAAGCCCCTATACCCAATGA
- a CDS encoding IS630 family transposase produces the protein MGRKAVRITCSEGDQQSLEKRATSRIESRQRVERARMILGCVSGEQVQEVARRCNTRPNTVIKWRDRFVLLGMKGLDDAARPGAKRTYGEDFRDRVLALLEGPPPPGQARWDGPAVARVLGGSVHAVWRVLRKEGICLQRQRSWCVSTDKQFAAKAADIVGLYLSPPEKALVISVDEKPGIQALERATGYVETDNGKIVQGLKSTYKRHGTLNLFAALDVATGLIKTQKTTLKRREEFLLFMDQVVADHPPERELHVILDNYCTHKKCDAWLARHPNVHFHFTPTSASWLNQVEIWFGILTRKALRGANFRSVAELSQAIDAFVAAYLPNAKPFKWRKREVKGSQLRNTIINLRN, from the coding sequence ATGGGACGAAAAGCCGTGCGAATCACTTGTAGCGAGGGGGATCAGCAATCCCTAGAAAAACGGGCAACCAGCCGGATTGAGTCGAGGCAGCGAGTTGAGCGCGCCCGGATGATCCTTGGGTGCGTGAGTGGCGAGCAGGTGCAAGAGGTGGCGCGCCGCTGCAACACCAGGCCGAACACCGTAATAAAGTGGAGGGATCGCTTTGTGCTGCTTGGCATGAAGGGGCTGGATGATGCGGCACGGCCGGGCGCGAAGCGCACCTACGGTGAGGACTTTCGAGATCGGGTGCTGGCTTTATTGGAAGGGCCACCCCCTCCGGGGCAGGCGCGCTGGGATGGTCCAGCGGTGGCCCGTGTGCTCGGCGGCTCGGTGCACGCGGTCTGGCGAGTGCTGCGCAAGGAGGGCATTTGCCTGCAGCGCCAGCGCTCGTGGTGCGTGAGCACTGACAAGCAGTTCGCAGCCAAGGCAGCCGATATCGTCGGGCTCTACCTGAGCCCACCGGAAAAGGCATTGGTGATAAGTGTGGATGAAAAGCCTGGCATCCAAGCCCTAGAGCGCGCCACCGGTTACGTGGAGACCGACAATGGTAAAATCGTCCAGGGACTCAAAAGCACCTACAAGCGCCACGGTACACTCAACTTGTTCGCTGCCCTTGATGTGGCCACGGGCTTGATCAAGACGCAGAAAACCACCCTTAAGCGCCGGGAGGAGTTCCTGCTGTTCATGGACCAAGTGGTGGCGGATCACCCGCCCGAGAGAGAACTCCACGTGATTTTGGATAATTATTGCACCCACAAAAAGTGCGACGCTTGGCTCGCTCGGCACCCCAATGTCCACTTCCACTTTACCCCAACCTCGGCGAGTTGGCTCAATCAAGTTGAAATCTGGTTCGGCATACTAACAAGGAAGGCGCTACGGGGCGCGAACTTCAGAAGCGTCGCCGAACTTAGTCAGGCCATTGACGCTTTCGTCGCCGCCTACCTGCCCAATGCCAAGCCGTTCAAGTGGCGCAAGCGCGAGGTCAAGGGAAGCCAACTCAGAAATACTATCATTAATCTACGCAATTAA
- a CDS encoding ATP-dependent DNA helicase RecQ, with protein sequence MKKPTSLPRETLRQRFGFDAFRPGQEAVITHLLAGRSSLAVFPTGSGKSLCYQLPALLLDGLTVVVSPLIALMKDQTDFLQARGIAAARLDSSLSREAFEAIQDALRARTLKLLYVAPERFSNERFLARLKTLKIDLLVIDEAHCISEWGHNFRPDYLKLARFSRELHVGRVLALTATATPAVAHDICKAFAIEPAAHVHTGFYRPNLTLRATACAPDKRLSLLLERLRTRLKGPAIVYVTLQKTAETVASALAKAGYPAEAYHAGMEPEAREAVQNRFMAGADTVVVATIAFGMGIDKANIRSVYHYNLPKSIENYAQEIGRAGRDGLPSQCEILAAGEDLTVLENFTYGDTPTKEALRDLLKELLDGRKAGAVFDVSTYELSGRHDIRQLVVSTALTYLELNGLIAATSPFYTTYQWKFHRAPADVLARFDPDRRTFLQKLFGLAKAGRSWNSVDLAAATEALGGDRERIVKALTYLEEKGDLELQVAGVRQGYRVVNAPGDLAAIWRDLCERFATREKSDLQRSAAVSSLLADKGCLVRRLLGYFGEEHGRDCGHCGPCAGVPPVTLERPRPELDLPAKDLANLRTQHPAALRATRQVTRFLCGIPAPALTKAKLTRHPAFGSASHAPFAHVAAAVKALS encoded by the coding sequence ATGAAAAAGCCCACCTCCCTGCCCCGCGAAACCCTGCGTCAGCGCTTTGGCTTCGACGCATTTCGCCCCGGCCAGGAAGCCGTCATCACTCATCTGCTCGCCGGTCGGTCATCCCTCGCGGTCTTCCCCACCGGCAGCGGCAAAAGCCTGTGCTACCAACTCCCCGCTCTTCTCCTCGACGGCCTCACTGTCGTCGTTTCCCCGCTCATCGCGCTGATGAAGGACCAGACCGACTTCCTGCAAGCGCGCGGCATCGCGGCGGCCCGCCTCGATTCCAGCCTCTCGCGCGAGGCGTTTGAGGCGATCCAGGACGCGTTGCGCGCCCGCACCTTAAAACTGCTCTACGTCGCCCCCGAGCGCTTTTCCAACGAGCGCTTCCTCGCCCGCCTCAAGACCCTCAAAATCGACCTCCTGGTCATCGACGAGGCCCACTGCATCTCCGAATGGGGCCACAACTTCCGCCCCGATTACCTGAAACTGGCGCGCTTCTCCCGCGAGCTCCACGTCGGGCGCGTGCTCGCACTCACCGCCACCGCCACGCCGGCTGTGGCCCATGATATTTGCAAGGCCTTCGCCATCGAACCGGCCGCCCACGTGCACACCGGTTTTTACCGCCCCAACCTCACCCTGCGCGCCACCGCCTGCGCACCGGATAAACGCCTGAGCCTGCTACTGGAGCGCCTGCGCACCCGCCTCAAGGGCCCGGCCATTGTGTACGTTACCCTGCAAAAAACCGCCGAGACGGTCGCCTCCGCTTTGGCCAAAGCCGGGTATCCGGCCGAAGCCTACCACGCCGGCATGGAACCGGAGGCGCGCGAGGCCGTGCAGAACCGCTTCATGGCGGGTGCCGACACCGTGGTGGTGGCGACCATCGCCTTCGGCATGGGCATCGACAAAGCCAACATCCGTTCGGTCTATCACTACAACCTGCCCAAGAGCATCGAGAACTACGCCCAGGAAATCGGCCGCGCCGGGCGCGACGGCCTGCCCTCGCAGTGCGAAATCCTTGCCGCCGGCGAGGACCTCACCGTTCTGGAAAACTTCACCTACGGCGACACCCCGACGAAGGAAGCGTTGCGCGATTTGCTCAAGGAACTCCTCGATGGGCGCAAGGCGGGCGCGGTGTTTGACGTGTCCACCTACGAACTTTCCGGCCGGCACGACATCCGCCAACTGGTCGTCTCCACCGCGCTCACCTACTTGGAACTCAACGGCCTAATCGCCGCGACCAGCCCGTTTTACACCACCTACCAGTGGAAATTCCACCGCGCCCCCGCCGACGTGCTGGCGCGCTTCGACCCGGACCGGCGCACGTTTCTGCAAAAGCTTTTCGGCCTGGCCAAGGCCGGGCGCAGCTGGAACTCGGTGGACCTGGCGGCGGCAACCGAGGCACTCGGCGGGGACCGTGAACGCATCGTCAAAGCACTCACCTACCTGGAGGAAAAAGGAGACCTCGAACTGCAAGTCGCCGGCGTACGCCAAGGCTACCGGGTGGTGAACGCACCCGGCGACCTCGCCGCCATCTGGCGCGACCTCTGTGAGCGCTTCGCCACCCGGGAAAAAAGCGACCTCCAACGCAGCGCGGCGGTGAGCTCGCTGCTGGCCGACAAAGGCTGCCTGGTGCGCCGGCTGCTCGGGTATTTCGGCGAAGAGCATGGGCGCGACTGCGGCCATTGCGGACCCTGTGCGGGCGTTCCGCCGGTGACGCTCGAACGCCCGCGACCCGAGCTGGATTTGCCCGCCAAGGACTTGGCCAACCTCCGCACGCAGCACCCGGCGGCGCTGCGGGCGACGCGGCAAGTTACCCGGTTTCTGTGCGGCATCCCCGCGCCCGCGCTGACCAAGGCCAAGCTGACCCGGCACCCCGCGTTTGGCAGCGCCAGCCACGCACCCTTCGCCCACGTCGCCGCAGCGGTTAAGGCACTGTCCTAA
- a CDS encoding YbaB/EbfC family nucleoid-associated protein, whose amino-acid sequence MAGVGKLLKQAQKMQRSIESIQTQLGTKEIDVTAGGGAVKVKINGAGKFLALALDPEFLKEDSKLIADTLLAAIQDAAKQAKDYNDAEMQKVTSAFQMPGMF is encoded by the coding sequence ATGGCCGGCGTAGGCAAACTCCTCAAACAAGCCCAGAAAATGCAGCGTTCCATCGAGTCGATCCAGACTCAGCTGGGAACCAAGGAAATCGACGTCACCGCGGGCGGTGGCGCCGTCAAAGTGAAGATCAACGGTGCGGGCAAATTCCTCGCGCTGGCCCTCGACCCCGAGTTCCTCAAAGAGGACTCCAAGCTGATCGCCGACACCCTGCTGGCCGCCATCCAGGATGCCGCCAAGCAGGCCAAGGACTACAACGACGCCGAGATGCAGAAGGTCACCTCGGCCTTCCAGATGCCCGGCATGTTCTAA